In Thalassotalea fonticola, a single genomic region encodes these proteins:
- the rseP gene encoding sigma E protease regulator RseP, whose translation MFEFLWNLGSFIVALGLLVTVHEYGHFWVARKCGVRVEKFSIGFGKTLWRKFDKQGTEYVIALIPLGGYVKMLDERVDDVSEHDKQYAFNQKSVLQRIAIVAAGPIANFLFAIVAFYLMFLIGMTTLKPIIGDITQGSIAEQGEVKASTQIMAINGQKTQDWQAVNMALIGRIGDDEINISTRDLDSTYVSNQKLNTSDWQFEPSKTSAMQSLGIEPFLPKTSTIVALLAKGEAGEKSGLIVGDEIISANDVDLYGNWQAFVDIIQQNSNSLVTLKLIRNGDLEKIDMLVGTRQHTDGRNVGYIGVSPKVDPWPESHKLEISYGPIAAMGKAVDSTWSLIVLSFDMIGKLITGHVSVDNLSGPISIAQGAGSSAGIGLVYFLSFLALISINLGIINLLPLPILDGGHLLYYVIELLTGKPVPEKIQEVGFKIGALILLSLMSIAIINDFSRL comes from the coding sequence ATGTTTGAGTTTTTATGGAACTTAGGTTCATTTATCGTTGCCTTAGGTTTATTAGTGACAGTACATGAGTATGGACATTTTTGGGTGGCACGAAAATGTGGTGTACGAGTTGAAAAATTCTCAATCGGTTTTGGTAAAACATTATGGCGAAAATTTGATAAGCAAGGCACAGAGTATGTTATTGCCTTAATACCACTTGGCGGCTATGTCAAAATGCTTGATGAAAGAGTCGATGATGTAAGCGAGCATGACAAACAGTACGCCTTTAATCAAAAAAGTGTTTTACAACGCATTGCTATTGTTGCAGCTGGACCAATTGCTAACTTTTTATTTGCTATCGTAGCTTTTTATTTAATGTTTTTAATAGGGATGACAACATTAAAGCCTATTATTGGTGATATTACTCAAGGTTCTATTGCCGAGCAGGGTGAGGTTAAAGCTAGTACGCAAATAATGGCAATTAATGGCCAAAAGACCCAAGACTGGCAAGCTGTGAACATGGCTCTTATTGGCCGAATTGGTGACGATGAAATAAATATTTCAACTCGTGATTTAGATTCTACTTATGTTAGTAATCAAAAGCTTAATACATCTGATTGGCAATTTGAACCCAGTAAAACATCGGCCATGCAAAGTCTTGGTATCGAACCATTTTTACCTAAAACATCAACAATAGTGGCTTTGCTTGCTAAGGGTGAAGCGGGTGAAAAATCAGGCCTTATTGTTGGTGATGAAATTATCTCGGCAAATGACGTTGATTTGTATGGTAATTGGCAGGCTTTTGTTGATATTATTCAACAAAATTCGAACAGTTTGGTTACTCTTAAACTAATTCGAAATGGTGATCTTGAAAAAATTGATATGTTGGTGGGAACTCGTCAGCATACTGATGGTCGTAATGTTGGGTACATTGGTGTTTCACCAAAAGTTGACCCTTGGCCAGAGAGTCATAAACTGGAAATCTCATATGGCCCAATTGCGGCCATGGGGAAAGCTGTAGACAGTACATGGAGTTTAATTGTCTTAAGTTTTGACATGATAGGTAAGTTAATTACCGGGCATGTAAGTGTAGATAATTTGAGCGGACCTATTTCTATAGCTCAAGGAGCAGGAAGTAGCGCAGGCATTGGGCTTGTTTACTTTTTAAGCTTTTTAGCCTTAATTAGCATTAATTTGGGCATAATTAATCTTTTACCACTACCAATACTTGATGGTGGCCACTTACTTTATTATGTTATAGAGCTTTTAACAGGGAAGCCTGTACCAGAAAAAATACAAGAAGTTGGATTTAAAATTGGAGCACTGATTTTATTATCGCTAATGAGCATAGCAATCATTAACGATTTTTCCCGGCTCTAA
- the ispC gene encoding 1-deoxy-D-xylulose-5-phosphate reductoisomerase, producing MQNLCVLGATGSIGLSTLDVVRRHPDKYNVVSLSANTRVAEMYALSVEFKPETVVMVDEIAAQQLKLRLLQDDIHDIEVLTGHNALSDLASSASIDVVMAAIVGASGLLPTLAAVKADKKVLLANKEALVTSGQIFIDALKNSNAQLLPIDSEHNAIFQCLPINIQNDMGMADIADSGISKILLTGSGGPFRTLPLEEFAEITPQQACAHPNWDMGRKISVDSATMMNKGLEFIEAKWLFNLEPDDIQVVLHPQSTIHSMVQYKDGSVLAQMGNPDMRTPIAHALAFPQRIESGVEAFDFFNCKNFEFAQADFERYPNLELAITACKAGQSACTALNAANEVAVAAFLNTDIAFIDIAKVNKAVMNKFVNINIQTIDDVVHLDSKAREAADQQVLNIKENN from the coding sequence ATGCAAAACTTATGTGTGCTGGGCGCTACCGGCTCAATTGGCCTTAGCACTTTAGATGTTGTTCGAAGACATCCTGATAAATATAACGTAGTTAGCCTTAGCGCTAATACTCGTGTTGCAGAAATGTATGCGTTATCTGTTGAGTTCAAGCCTGAAACTGTTGTTATGGTTGATGAAATTGCAGCCCAACAATTAAAACTCAGATTATTGCAAGATGATATACATGATATTGAAGTATTAACTGGTCATAATGCTCTGTCTGATCTTGCCAGCAGCGCTAGTATCGATGTGGTTATGGCTGCAATTGTTGGTGCTAGCGGACTATTGCCAACATTAGCTGCGGTTAAAGCCGACAAAAAAGTTCTGCTTGCCAATAAAGAAGCTCTGGTCACCTCTGGTCAGATATTCATTGATGCCTTAAAAAACTCTAACGCTCAGTTGTTGCCAATAGATAGCGAACACAATGCAATCTTCCAATGTTTACCAATAAATATTCAAAACGATATGGGGATGGCCGATATTGCTGACTCTGGCATTAGTAAAATTTTACTTACTGGTTCAGGTGGACCATTTAGAACACTGCCCCTTGAAGAATTTGCTGAGATTACCCCACAACAGGCGTGTGCTCACCCTAATTGGGATATGGGTCGAAAAATATCAGTTGATTCAGCCACTATGATGAACAAAGGTTTGGAATTTATAGAAGCTAAATGGTTATTCAACCTTGAACCCGATGATATTCAAGTTGTTTTACACCCGCAAAGTACCATTCATTCTATGGTGCAGTACAAAGATGGTAGTGTGCTTGCTCAAATGGGCAATCCAGATATGCGCACTCCTATTGCTCATGCGTTAGCATTTCCGCAAAGAATTGAATCAGGTGTTGAGGCGTTCGATTTTTTTAATTGTAAAAACTTTGAATTTGCTCAAGCGGACTTCGAGCGTTACCCAAATTTAGAACTTGCAATAACGGCATGTAAAGCAGGGCAAAGTGCATGCACGGCATTAAATGCGGCCAATGAAGTTGCTGTTGCCGCTTTTTTAAATACCGATATTGCTTTTATTGATATTGCTAAAGTAAATAAAGCGGTGATGAATAAATTTGTTAATATCAATATACAAACAATTGATGATGTCGTTCACTTAGACAGTAAAGCTCGAGAAGCTGCAGATCAACAAGTGTTGAACATTAAGGAAAATAACTAG
- a CDS encoding phosphatidate cytidylyltransferase, whose product MLKQRILTALILVPLAIAAIFFLSLPNLAAALLVVLAIGAWEWGPLMGFDTKARRTAFVSAVVLCIIGLWTVIPVQELWTLDGRINPLALNVLYVSAAWWLVTIFMIFKYPRYSSFWTSHRSIRGLFGILTLAPTWLAFLILRSNGHLLDEFHGTYLLLLLFAFVWSADIGAYFAGKRFGKNKLMPNVSPGKTIEGVLGGNIAAALVAVVTGLIYSWSSQQIILAIALALVISIVSVVGDLTESMLKRQAGVKDSGSILPGHGGILDRIDSLTATAPVFALCFVLFGW is encoded by the coding sequence TTGTTAAAACAACGTATTTTAACGGCTTTAATATTAGTTCCGTTAGCCATTGCCGCAATCTTCTTTTTGTCATTGCCAAACTTGGCAGCTGCCTTACTCGTGGTGTTAGCCATTGGCGCTTGGGAGTGGGGCCCGTTAATGGGCTTTGATACTAAAGCCCGTAGAACTGCTTTTGTCAGTGCTGTTGTGTTATGTATTATAGGCTTATGGACTGTTATTCCTGTCCAGGAATTGTGGACATTAGATGGCCGTATTAATCCGCTAGCGCTTAACGTTCTGTATGTTTCAGCCGCTTGGTGGTTAGTTACCATCTTTATGATCTTTAAATACCCACGTTATTCTTCTTTTTGGACCTCCCACCGCAGCATTCGCGGCTTATTTGGCATATTAACTCTTGCCCCTACTTGGTTAGCATTCTTAATCCTCAGATCAAATGGTCACCTTCTAGACGAATTTCACGGCACCTATTTATTATTATTGTTATTCGCCTTTGTTTGGAGTGCCGATATAGGTGCTTACTTTGCCGGCAAACGATTTGGCAAAAACAAATTGATGCCAAATGTTAGTCCTGGTAAAACTATTGAAGGGGTTCTTGGTGGCAACATTGCTGCGGCCCTCGTCGCGGTAGTTACTGGACTTATCTATTCTTGGTCTAGCCAGCAAATTATTCTGGCTATTGCCTTAGCTCTGGTGATTAGTATTGTATCGGTTGTTGGTGATTTAACTGAAAGCATGTTAAAGCGACAAGCTGGGGTTAAAGACAGCGGTTCTATACTACCTGGACACGGCGGAATATTAGATCGGATTGACAGTTTAACGGCAACTGCACCAGTATTTGCGTTATGTTTTGTTTTATTTGGCTGGTAG
- the uppS gene encoding polyprenyl diphosphate synthase, with amino-acid sequence MTLPQHVAIIMDGNGRWAQLQGKGRVAGHRAGVQSVRDCVSGARELGIKALTLFAFSSENWLRPQEEVSVLMDLFMFVLTREVKKLHKNNIRFQMIGDKSRFSEKLQQKIVDAEQLTKNNDALVLSVAANYGGRWDISQATQKIAQLAVKGDINVADIDEHMLNQYINLSHLPDLDLLIRTGGDYRISNFLLWQAAYSEFFFTDRLWPDFNKEAFKGALASFSNRERRFGKTGEQVKAQ; translated from the coding sequence ATGACTTTGCCACAGCATGTGGCAATTATCATGGATGGTAACGGGCGCTGGGCTCAACTGCAGGGTAAAGGCCGGGTAGCTGGGCACCGTGCCGGCGTGCAATCTGTACGAGATTGCGTGAGTGGCGCTAGAGAATTAGGTATAAAAGCACTAACACTTTTTGCTTTTAGCAGTGAAAACTGGCTGAGACCACAAGAAGAAGTTAGTGTATTAATGGATTTATTTATGTTTGTTTTAACCCGAGAGGTAAAAAAACTGCATAAAAATAATATCCGTTTTCAAATGATTGGCGATAAATCTCGTTTTTCAGAAAAATTACAACAAAAAATAGTTGATGCAGAGCAGCTAACTAAAAATAATGATGCACTGGTTTTATCTGTTGCCGCTAATTATGGTGGACGATGGGATATTAGCCAAGCAACACAAAAAATTGCTCAACTCGCCGTTAAGGGCGACATCAATGTAGCTGATATTGATGAGCACATGCTTAATCAATATATAAATTTATCGCATTTACCTGATCTTGATTTATTGATCAGAACCGGTGGAGATTATCGAATAAGTAACTTCTTGCTTTGGCAAGCGGCTTATAGCGAATTTTTCTTTACTGATAGGTTATGGCCCGACTTTAACAAGGAAGCGTTTAAAGGCGCACTGGCATCATTCTCAAATAGAGAACGACGCTTTGGAAAAACCGGTGAACAGGTAAAAGCACAATAA
- the frr gene encoding ribosome recycling factor yields MINEIKQDAKTRMGKSIEALKGQLNKIRTGRAHASLLDNITVEYYGVDSPLSQVGSVSTPDARTIAISVFDKTMIGAVEKAILKSDLGLNPSSQGTLIRIPLPPLTEERRRDLVKVVGGEIEGGKVAIRNIRRDANSDIKSLNKEKEISDDESRQAEDEIQKITNDYIKQADDLAAAKEKELMEI; encoded by the coding sequence TTGATTAACGAAATTAAACAAGATGCTAAAACCCGTATGGGTAAAAGTATTGAAGCATTAAAAGGCCAATTAAATAAAATCAGAACAGGTCGTGCTCATGCTTCATTATTAGATAATATTACAGTTGAATATTATGGTGTTGATTCGCCATTAAGTCAGGTCGGCAGTGTTTCTACTCCTGATGCTCGTACTATTGCTATTTCAGTGTTTGATAAAACCATGATAGGCGCAGTTGAAAAGGCAATTCTTAAATCTGATTTAGGCTTAAACCCTTCATCGCAAGGTACGTTAATTCGTATACCTTTGCCCCCACTTACTGAAGAACGTCGTCGTGATCTTGTTAAAGTAGTTGGTGGTGAAATTGAAGGTGGTAAAGTTGCTATTCGTAACATTCGCCGTGATGCAAATTCAGACATCAAATCTTTAAACAAAGAGAAAGAAATCAGTGATGATGAGTCACGTCAAGCTGAAGATGAAATTCAAAAAATAACTAACGACTATATTAAGCAAGCAGATGATTTAGCTGCTGCTAAAGAAAAAGAATTAATGGAAATTTAA
- the pyrH gene encoding UMP kinase — translation MSVNPKTTYRRILLKLSGEALMGEEGFGIDPKVLDRMAQEIKELIEMGVQVGLVIGGGNLFRGAGLAEAGMNRVVGDQMGMLATVMNGLAMRDALHRAFVNARLMSAIDLTGVCDSYNWAEAISLLKSGRVVIFSAGTGNPFFTTDSAACLRGIEIDADAVFKGTKVDGIYSADPVTNPDAELYSHLTYDEILDKELKVMDLAAFTLARDHSMPIRVFNMNKEGALKSIIMGGTEGTVIDHSENFSK, via the coding sequence ATGAGCGTCAACCCAAAAACAACATATCGTCGTATTTTATTAAAACTTAGTGGTGAAGCCCTGATGGGGGAAGAAGGCTTTGGTATTGATCCTAAAGTGCTTGACCGTATGGCGCAAGAAATAAAAGAATTGATTGAAATGGGCGTGCAAGTTGGCCTTGTTATTGGTGGCGGCAACTTATTCCGTGGAGCAGGGCTTGCTGAAGCTGGGATGAACCGTGTCGTTGGTGACCAAATGGGCATGCTAGCCACCGTTATGAATGGTCTAGCAATGCGTGATGCACTGCACCGTGCTTTTGTAAACGCACGTTTAATGTCTGCAATTGATTTAACTGGTGTTTGTGACAGCTATAACTGGGCAGAAGCGATTAGCTTATTAAAATCAGGTCGTGTGGTAATTTTCTCCGCTGGAACTGGTAATCCTTTCTTTACTACCGATTCTGCTGCATGTTTACGTGGTATCGAAATTGATGCTGATGCTGTATTTAAAGGTACTAAAGTAGATGGTATATATTCTGCTGATCCTGTTACAAACCCTGATGCAGAACTATACTCTCATTTAACCTATGATGAAATTCTGGATAAAGAATTGAAAGTGATGGACTTAGCTGCATTTACTTTGGCTCGCGATCACTCGATGCCAATTCGTGTATTTAATATGAATAAAGAAGGCGCGTTAAAATCTATCATTATGGGTGGTACTGAAGGTACCGTGATTGACCATAGTGAAAATTTTAGTAAATAA
- the tsf gene encoding translation elongation factor Ts: protein MAITAKQVKELRDRTGAGMMDCKKALQETDGDIELAIDNMRKSGQAKAAKKAGNIAAEGAIIIKENNGVAALVEVNCQTDFVAKDGNFLAFANEVAESAASANVSIEELQAQFEEKRIALVTKIGENINVRRVEYVAGAAASYIHGGNIGVVVAGEGDAESLKHIAMHVAASNPQYVSAEDVPADVVEKEKVIQIEIAMNEGKPAEIAEKMVTGRMKKFTGEISLTGQPFIMEPKRSVGDILKEKGLTVSSFVRLEVGEGIEKKEEDFAAEVEAQIAAAKAAN, encoded by the coding sequence ATGGCAATTACTGCTAAACAAGTTAAAGAACTTCGTGACCGCACTGGCGCGGGCATGATGGATTGTAAAAAAGCTTTACAAGAAACTGATGGCGACATCGAGCTTGCAATTGATAACATGCGTAAGTCTGGTCAAGCTAAAGCTGCTAAAAAGGCTGGTAACATTGCTGCTGAAGGCGCAATCATCATTAAAGAAAACAATGGTGTTGCTGCATTAGTTGAAGTTAACTGTCAAACTGACTTCGTAGCTAAAGATGGTAACTTCTTAGCATTTGCTAATGAAGTAGCTGAATCAGCAGCGAGCGCAAACGTTTCAATCGAAGAGTTACAAGCTCAGTTCGAAGAAAAGCGTATTGCTCTTGTTACTAAGATCGGTGAAAACATCAATGTTCGTCGTGTTGAGTATGTTGCAGGTGCTGCAGCTTCTTATATTCACGGTGGAAATATTGGTGTAGTTGTTGCTGGTGAAGGTGACGCTGAATCATTAAAGCACATTGCGATGCACGTTGCTGCTTCTAACCCTCAATATGTATCAGCAGAAGACGTTCCAGCTGATGTTGTTGAGAAAGAAAAAGTAATTCAAATCGAAATCGCGATGAATGAAGGCAAGCCTGCTGAAATCGCTGAAAAAATGGTTACTGGTCGTATGAAGAAATTTACTGGTGAAATTTCTTTAACTGGCCAACCTTTCATCATGGAACCTAAGCGTTCTGTTGGTGATATTCTTAAAGAAAAAGGTCTTACTGTTTCTTCATTCGTTCGCCTAGAAGTTGGTGAAGGTATTGAGAAAAAAGAAGAAGACTTTGCTGCTGAAGTAGAAGCACAAATCGCTGCTGCCAAGGCTGCTAACTAA
- the rpsB gene encoding 30S ribosomal protein S2, producing the protein MPNVSMRDMLKAGVHFGHKTRYWNPKMKSYIFGARDKVHIINLEQTVPMFNEALSFLEGVSSKKGKVLFVGTKRAASDAVKEAALKSDQFYVNHRWLGGMLTNWKTVRQSIKRLKDLESQSQDGTFDALTKKEALMRTREMEKLEKSLGGIKNMGGLPDALFIIDADHEHIAIKEANNLGIPVISVVDTNSNPDGVDYIVPGNDDAIRAVSLYLDTAANAVIEGRETNIAVAAEKDGFVEAE; encoded by the coding sequence ATGCCAAACGTATCAATGCGCGACATGCTTAAGGCCGGTGTTCACTTCGGTCACAAAACTCGTTACTGGAACCCAAAAATGAAATCATACATTTTTGGTGCTCGTGACAAAGTTCATATCATCAACTTAGAACAAACTGTTCCAATGTTTAACGAAGCGTTAAGCTTTTTAGAAGGTGTTTCTTCTAAAAAAGGTAAAGTTTTATTTGTTGGTACTAAGCGTGCTGCTAGCGATGCAGTTAAAGAAGCTGCACTTAAATCTGATCAATTCTACGTTAACCACAGATGGTTAGGTGGTATGTTGACTAACTGGAAAACTGTTCGTCAATCTATCAAACGTCTTAAAGATCTAGAAAGCCAAAGCCAAGACGGTACTTTTGATGCTCTTACAAAGAAAGAAGCATTAATGCGTACTCGTGAAATGGAAAAGCTTGAAAAAAGCCTTGGTGGTATCAAAAACATGGGCGGTCTTCCTGATGCATTATTCATCATCGATGCTGATCATGAACACATTGCTATCAAAGAAGCTAACAACTTAGGTATCCCTGTAATTTCTGTTGTTGATACAAACTCGAACCCTGACGGCGTAGACTACATTGTTCCTGGTAACGATGATGCTATCCGTGCGGTAAGCTTATACCTAGATACAGCTGCTAACGCTGTAATCGAAGGTCGCGAAACAAACATCGCTGTAGCTGCTGAAAAAGACGGTTTTGTTGAAGCAGAATAA
- the map gene encoding type I methionyl aminopeptidase, with product MSIAIKTQDEIEKMRIAGKLAARTLEMIEPFVKAGITTDELDAICAKFTSENNALAAPLNYGADQNGEGGFPKSICTSVNHVVCHGIPSEQTLKDGDIINIDITCKICLDADGTPEDDKEYFHGDTSKMFLIGDVTPENRRLCRITQESLYASIRKVKPGAKFSEIGATIQKYIKKSGRYGIVKDFCGHGIGSVFHEEPQILHYKNADNRKMQAGMIFTIEPMINLGKGGTKLDHDDGWTAYTSDGKNSAQWEHTLLVTQTGCEVLTHRAEEKDITRILNN from the coding sequence ATGAGTATTGCCATAAAAACTCAGGATGAAATAGAAAAAATGCGCATTGCCGGAAAATTGGCCGCGCGTACTCTAGAGATGATCGAGCCATTTGTGAAGGCAGGGATCACTACCGATGAACTTGATGCTATTTGTGCGAAGTTCACCTCTGAAAACAACGCATTGGCGGCGCCATTAAATTATGGTGCAGATCAAAACGGTGAAGGCGGTTTTCCTAAATCAATTTGTACGTCAGTAAATCACGTAGTGTGTCACGGTATTCCTTCAGAGCAAACCTTAAAAGATGGCGATATCATCAATATTGATATCACTTGTAAAATTTGTCTCGATGCTGATGGCACACCTGAAGATGATAAAGAATATTTTCATGGTGATACGTCAAAAATGTTTTTAATAGGCGATGTAACACCTGAAAACCGACGTTTATGCAGAATTACCCAAGAAAGTCTTTATGCCTCTATACGTAAAGTAAAACCTGGGGCTAAATTTTCAGAAATTGGCGCCACTATTCAAAAGTACATTAAAAAATCAGGTCGATATGGCATCGTTAAAGATTTTTGTGGTCATGGCATTGGCTCTGTATTTCATGAAGAACCTCAAATATTACATTATAAAAATGCTGATAACCGTAAAATGCAAGCAGGCATGATCTTTACCATTGAACCTATGATTAACTTAGGCAAGGGTGGCACTAAGCTTGACCATGATGATGGTTGGACCGCTTACACCAGCGATGGTAAAAATTCTGCCCAATGGGAGCACACATTATTAGTTACCCAAACGGGTTGTGAAGTATTAACTCACCGTGCTGAAGAAAAAGATATCACCAGAATATTGAATAACTAG
- the glnD gene encoding [protein-PII] uridylyltransferase, translating to MLNNPIIPTHLTSKLAPAAAMLTTAELVELGEQFYQWLKDAFEFIEVTELVHARADFVDQILQKVWCQHHLDEHQISLIAVGGYGRGELHPHSDVDILILTQEKISTEIEEFIGKFITELWDIRLDIGHSVRSVKECVKQADADVTIATNLLESRLICGNPQLEEQLKPHLQKANFWPSDKFFVAKRDEQKKRHQQYKGAAFTLEPNLKANPGGLRDIQTISWVAKRHFLADTLEELVSHKYLSDNEYSELDECQDYLWRMRFCLHLVANRSENRLLFDHQGAVAHMMGFGDDGKPAVERMMKRFFRIINSVNELNEMLLQYFKQGILGAKDNENIIELDDHFSLIGDLIKVKNKRKFMRPKTMMMLFLMIARSPEVKGIHSDTIRLLRNSRRRLIGGLNDYAECRRIFMEFIKHPNGLGRAFNLMHRHDILGSYLPEWKNIVGQMQFDLFHAYSVDEHSYRLIKNLYRFSLPEHNHDFPLCSKIMQKIRKPELLYLAGIFHDIAKGRGGRHSELGAVDALEFGKLHQLSNHDSRLVSWLVKQHLLMSVTAQRKDISDPDVIKAFAEVVRDEAQLDYLYCLTVADMRATNESLWNSWKANLLQELYFATKSAFRRGLEKPVELRTKIRENQHKAIEILTADEISIEVIKPLWKSFKPDYFLRYSPQQIAWHTRYIISHDKNTPLVLISEKPYRGGTEVFVYAKDKNNMFAKIVSLLDLKKLSIHDAKILTSKDGYTLNTFVILDSKGQPIKDSYLADNIKTSLTQHLTLDENVEYCKIPLPKKFKQFNFPTKVSFIEHSNKKVTSFEIVAIDRPGLLADIGHVFQQCELNVHMAKVTTFGERAEDVFIVSNKDHLALSSTEQNQLESKLCNTSQ from the coding sequence TTGTTAAATAATCCAATAATACCAACTCACTTAACAAGTAAATTAGCCCCCGCAGCAGCCATGTTAACAACGGCAGAACTTGTCGAGTTAGGGGAGCAATTTTATCAATGGCTAAAAGATGCGTTCGAATTCATTGAAGTAACCGAACTTGTACATGCACGAGCAGATTTTGTTGATCAAATTTTACAGAAAGTTTGGTGTCAACATCATTTAGATGAGCATCAAATTTCTTTAATAGCTGTAGGTGGTTATGGTCGGGGAGAGTTACACCCTCACTCTGATGTAGACATTCTAATTTTAACTCAAGAAAAAATCAGCACTGAAATCGAAGAGTTTATTGGTAAATTTATTACTGAACTTTGGGACATCCGTTTAGATATAGGGCACAGTGTACGCAGCGTTAAAGAGTGTGTGAAGCAGGCAGATGCTGATGTTACCATTGCAACAAATTTATTAGAGTCGCGTCTTATTTGTGGTAACCCGCAGCTTGAAGAACAACTAAAGCCGCACCTTCAAAAAGCTAATTTTTGGCCTTCAGACAAATTTTTTGTCGCTAAACGGGATGAACAAAAAAAGCGTCACCAACAATATAAAGGCGCCGCTTTTACTCTTGAGCCAAATTTAAAAGCTAATCCTGGTGGTTTACGCGATATACAAACCATTAGTTGGGTTGCCAAGCGCCATTTCTTAGCCGATACATTGGAAGAATTAGTTTCCCATAAATATTTATCCGATAATGAATATTCTGAATTAGACGAGTGCCAGGACTATTTATGGCGAATGCGCTTTTGTTTGCATTTAGTCGCTAATCGCAGTGAAAACAGATTGCTGTTCGATCATCAAGGTGCGGTGGCTCATATGATGGGTTTTGGTGATGATGGCAAACCCGCTGTAGAGCGAATGATGAAACGTTTCTTTAGGATCATTAACTCGGTAAACGAGTTAAACGAAATGTTATTGCAGTATTTTAAACAAGGAATACTCGGCGCTAAAGATAATGAAAACATTATAGAACTTGACGATCATTTCTCATTAATTGGTGATTTGATCAAAGTTAAAAACAAACGTAAATTCATGCGTCCTAAAACGATGATGATGTTATTTCTTATGATAGCTAGATCACCTGAAGTTAAAGGCATCCATTCTGACACCATTCGCTTATTACGTAATTCTCGCCGCCGGTTAATCGGTGGTTTAAATGATTATGCCGAATGTCGTCGTATTTTTATGGAGTTCATCAAACACCCAAATGGCTTAGGTCGCGCGTTTAATTTAATGCATCGTCATGATATTTTGGGCAGTTACTTACCCGAATGGAAAAACATCGTAGGACAAATGCAATTTGATTTATTTCATGCTTATTCTGTTGATGAACACAGTTACCGGTTAATAAAGAATTTATATCGATTTAGCTTACCTGAGCATAATCATGATTTTCCATTATGTAGCAAAATAATGCAAAAAATTCGAAAACCCGAGTTGCTTTATCTTGCCGGCATATTTCACGACATAGCAAAAGGGCGCGGTGGGCGTCATAGTGAGTTAGGTGCGGTAGATGCATTAGAGTTTGGTAAATTACATCAACTTTCTAATCATGACTCCCGCTTGGTATCCTGGTTAGTAAAGCAACACCTGCTCATGTCAGTAACAGCGCAACGAAAAGACATTTCTGATCCTGATGTTATAAAAGCATTTGCTGAAGTTGTTCGTGATGAGGCACAGCTTGATTATTTATATTGTTTAACCGTTGCCGACATGCGAGCCACAAATGAAAGTTTATGGAATAGTTGGAAAGCTAATCTTTTACAAGAGCTATATTTTGCGACTAAATCTGCATTTAGACGTGGATTAGAAAAACCAGTAGAGTTAAGAACTAAAATTCGTGAGAACCAGCATAAGGCGATAGAAATATTAACTGCCGACGAGATTAGCATAGAAGTAATAAAGCCATTGTGGAAGAGTTTCAAGCCAGATTATTTCTTACGCTATTCTCCACAACAAATTGCATGGCATACTCGATACATTATTAGCCATGATAAAAATACACCTTTAGTTCTTATCAGTGAAAAACCTTATAGGGGAGGCACTGAAGTTTTTGTCTATGCCAAAGATAAAAATAATATGTTCGCAAAAATTGTGTCTTTATTAGATTTAAAAAAACTATCAATTCATGATGCAAAAATATTAACCTCTAAAGATGGTTATACCTTAAATACTTTCGTTATTCTTGATAGCAAGGGACAGCCGATAAAAGATAGTTATTTAGCTGACAACATTAAAACATCGTTAACTCAGCACCTTACCCTGGATGAGAACGTTGAATATTGTAAAATACCATTGCCGAAAAAATTTAAGCAATTTAACTTTCCAACAAAAGTAAGCTTTATTGAACATAGCAATAAAAAAGTCACGTCATTTGAGATTGTTGCAATTGATAGACCCGGATTATTAGCAGACATAGGCCATGTTTTTCAACAATGTGAACTTAATGTTCACATGGCAAAGGTAACCACATTTGGTGAGCGAGCGGAAGATGTATTTATTGTGTCTAATAAAGATCATTTAGCTCTTTCATCAACAGAACAAAATCAGTTAGAATCTAAGCTTTGTAATACAAGCCAATAA